Part of the Catalinimonas alkaloidigena genome is shown below.
GCTCTTGAGGCAAAAATGCCCATGCATGCCAGTCTGCTTTTTGCCAAAAATGTATTCAATTTCCTTAAGGTCCTTCTGAAAGAAGGAGAATTACAACTGGATATGGAAAATCAGTTGATCAGTGGAACCTGTATTGTACAGGAAGGAAAGAATGTATACGCAGTAAAATAAAACCTGAAACTATAAACCAAAAGTTTATGGACGCACTCATTACTTTTATAAGTGAAAACCTTTTAATGATTTACATATTGGTTTTTGCTATTTTTTTAGGAACAGAAGTGATTTCTAAAGTACCCACCGTACTGCATACCCCCTTGATGTCAGGCGCTAATGCCATCAGTGGTGTTGTCATCATTGGAGCGATCATTCTAATTCGTCAGGCAGATCCGACTAATTATTTTATACTGATTCTAGGCTTCTTGGGAATTGCTCTGGCCAGCATTAATGTAGTCGGTGGCTATGCGGTGACTGACCGTATGCTGGATATGTTTAAAAACAAAAAGAAGAAGAAGTAGCTTTTGCATTTGCTTATCTAACGCTAGATCTAACCTTACATGACAACCTCTGTTTACGACTTTCTATATCTCATTAGTATAATTCTTTTCATTATCGGCTTGAAAAGGCTGAGTAGCCCGGATACAGCTCGGAATGGGAATTTGGTAGCTGCTGGGGGTATGGGCCTGGCCATTATAATCT
Proteins encoded:
- a CDS encoding NAD(P) transhydrogenase subunit alpha; translation: MDALITFISENLLMIYILVFAIFLGTEVISKVPTVLHTPLMSGANAISGVVIIGAIILIRQADPTNYFILILGFLGIALASINVVGGYAVTDRMLDMFKNKKKKK